A genomic stretch from Arthrobacter sp. KBS0702 includes:
- a CDS encoding NrtR DNA-binding winged helix domain-containing protein, protein MTVYTSPANVSERQLAPPSLAISTVIFALRPSERTGRPTLWIPLVRRIREPFKNQWALPGGPLTHAESLQDAASRNLRETTGLAPSYLEQLYAFGGLHRSPTQRVVSIVYWALVQPTEAALADESENVRWFRADRLGDLAFDHNAIVDYALWRLRNKMAYGSIAYHLLGEYFTLAQVREVYEAVLDRELDPANFRRQIKATPEIEETDEYLQGGKHRPPRLYRFTGRPGLDPDNRSTP, encoded by the coding sequence ATCACCGTCTACACCTCACCAGCCAACGTCTCCGAGCGCCAGCTCGCGCCGCCGTCGCTGGCCATTTCCACGGTGATTTTCGCGTTGCGCCCCAGTGAACGCACCGGCCGCCCCACCCTGTGGATCCCGCTGGTGCGCCGGATCCGCGAACCCTTTAAGAACCAGTGGGCCCTCCCCGGCGGCCCGCTGACACATGCGGAGTCGCTGCAGGACGCGGCCTCCCGCAACCTGCGCGAGACCACCGGGCTGGCGCCCAGCTACCTCGAACAGCTCTATGCCTTCGGCGGCCTGCACCGCTCGCCCACCCAGCGGGTGGTCTCGATTGTCTACTGGGCGCTGGTCCAGCCCACCGAGGCCGCGCTGGCCGACGAATCCGAAAATGTCCGCTGGTTCCGGGCGGACCGTCTCGGCGACCTGGCTTTCGACCACAACGCAATCGTCGACTACGCGCTCTGGCGGCTGCGGAACAAGATGGCCTACGGCTCGATCGCCTACCACCTGCTCGGCGAGTACTTCACCCTTGCGCAGGTCCGCGAGGTCTACGAGGCAGTCCTGGACCGCGAACTGGATCCGGCCAACTTCCGCCGCCAGATCAAGGCCACCCCGGAAATCGAAGAAACCGACGAATACCTCCAGGGCGGCAAGCACCGCCCGCCCCGCCTCTACCGCTTCACCGGCCGCCCCGGCCTCGATCCAGACAACAGGAGCACACCATGA
- a CDS encoding Lrp/AsnC family transcriptional regulator, which produces MNVDPLDAKIVRFFTDSPRSSVLEASRVLKVARATVQSRLDRMQDSGVIGSWVPQPDPARFGYPVVAFCSLTINQDLGHDAVVEALARIPELIEIHTVSGGSDLMARIAARSNSDLQRVLDAMIATRTVLRSSSVIVLNTHFQGRTLPLLEAAAQQQ; this is translated from the coding sequence GTGAACGTCGACCCGCTGGATGCCAAAATTGTCCGATTCTTCACGGACTCCCCACGGTCCTCCGTCCTGGAGGCGTCCCGGGTGCTTAAGGTCGCCCGCGCCACCGTACAGTCGCGGCTGGACCGGATGCAGGACAGCGGCGTCATCGGATCGTGGGTGCCGCAGCCGGACCCGGCCCGCTTCGGCTATCCGGTCGTGGCTTTCTGCTCCCTGACCATCAACCAGGACCTCGGGCACGACGCCGTTGTGGAGGCACTCGCCCGGATTCCCGAGCTGATCGAGATCCATACGGTGTCCGGCGGATCGGACCTCATGGCCCGCATCGCGGCACGCTCCAACTCGGACCTGCAGCGCGTGCTGGACGCCATGATCGCAACCCGCACCGTACTGCGCTCTTCCTCGGTGATCGTGCTCAACACCCATTTCCAGGGCCGCACCCTGCCCCTGCTGGAGGCTGCCGCCCAGCAGCAATAG
- a CDS encoding amino acid permease, whose amino-acid sequence MTTMSPAERPALKLGHSMKPRQLTMMGLGSAIGAGLFLGSGAGIQAAGPAVLISYLVAGTLIIIVMWALGEMAAANPNSGAFSVYAERALGRTAGATVGWLWWLQLVVVIAAEALGAAGLLFTVWPVIPVWGLALVFMVLFTAINLAGVKNFGEFEFWFAILKVAAILLFLAIGAALLLGWLPDVPSPGLHNFTADFAPAGLGGIATALFVVIFAFGGTEIVSVAAAETENPERSVGHAIRTVVWRILVFYIGSVFVIAAVLPSTSAALKSPFAGVLDLARIPGAGAAITLVAVVALLSALNANLYGASRMAYSLSQRGEAPRFLSRLNEARVPVIAVGISVAFGFLAAVLELLFPERILPALFQLVGSTCLVVWGSALVSQLILRRRADRAGTELPLRMKGFPGLTIFGLVLLALIFAVGFSSPDSSRQLFSTMALIAGIAAACWIGARISGRRPS is encoded by the coding sequence ATGACAACGATGTCCCCCGCGGAGCGCCCGGCCCTGAAACTCGGCCACAGCATGAAGCCCCGCCAGCTCACCATGATGGGACTCGGGAGCGCCATCGGCGCGGGCCTGTTCCTCGGATCGGGGGCCGGGATCCAGGCCGCCGGCCCGGCCGTCCTGATCTCCTATCTGGTCGCCGGCACCCTGATCATCATCGTGATGTGGGCCCTCGGCGAGATGGCCGCGGCCAACCCGAACAGCGGCGCGTTCTCCGTCTACGCCGAACGGGCCCTGGGCAGGACTGCCGGCGCCACCGTGGGCTGGCTCTGGTGGCTGCAGCTCGTCGTCGTCATCGCCGCCGAGGCGCTCGGTGCGGCCGGACTGCTCTTTACGGTCTGGCCGGTGATCCCGGTGTGGGGGCTGGCCCTGGTCTTCATGGTGCTCTTCACCGCCATCAACCTCGCCGGGGTGAAGAACTTCGGCGAGTTCGAATTCTGGTTCGCGATCCTCAAGGTTGCCGCCATCCTGCTGTTCCTGGCCATCGGCGCCGCGCTGCTCCTAGGCTGGCTGCCGGACGTGCCCAGCCCGGGGTTGCACAACTTCACCGCCGACTTCGCCCCCGCGGGCCTGGGCGGCATCGCCACCGCCCTGTTCGTGGTGATCTTCGCCTTCGGCGGCACCGAAATCGTCAGCGTCGCCGCGGCCGAGACGGAGAACCCTGAACGCAGCGTCGGCCACGCGATCCGCACCGTTGTCTGGCGCATCCTGGTGTTCTACATCGGCTCCGTCTTCGTCATCGCCGCCGTGCTGCCCTCGACGTCGGCGGCGCTCAAGTCACCGTTCGCGGGCGTGCTGGATCTGGCCCGTATTCCGGGCGCCGGGGCGGCAATCACGCTGGTCGCCGTCGTCGCCCTGCTCTCGGCCCTGAACGCGAACCTCTACGGCGCCTCCCGGATGGCCTACTCCTTGTCACAGCGCGGCGAGGCCCCCAGGTTCCTGTCGCGGCTGAACGAGGCCCGTGTTCCCGTCATCGCCGTCGGCATTTCGGTGGCGTTCGGCTTCCTGGCGGCGGTGCTTGAACTGCTGTTCCCGGAGCGGATCCTCCCGGCCCTGTTCCAGCTGGTGGGTTCGACCTGCCTCGTGGTGTGGGGCTCGGCGCTGGTGTCCCAGTTGATCCTGCGGCGCCGGGCGGACCGCGCCGGCACCGAACTGCCGCTGCGGATGAAGGGGTTCCCCGGGCTGACCATTTTCGGGCTGGTCTTGCTCGCCCTGATCTTCGCCGTCGGCTTCAGCAGCCCGGACAGCAGCAGGCAGCTCTTCAGCACCATGGCGTTGATCGCGGGCATCGCCGCCGCATGCTGGATCGGCGCCCGGATCAGCGGCCGGCGCCCGAGCTGA
- a CDS encoding thiamine pyrophosphate-dependent enzyme, whose protein sequence is MDTLPLAATGDDAGPLTSAQLRELYSLMVAVRHLDTSAIAWQRQGIIPGYAPELGQEAAQVGSGYAVDTTRDFVFPTYREMGVARTMGVDMVGYMSTHKATWHGGLYDPVESRLAPIQAVVAGSVLHAVGWAHGQTLDQKDGVALTYFGDGASSQGDVHEAMNFAAVMKAPVVFFVQNNGWAISVPTDRQVAGGSVAARAAGYGMPALQIDGNDVVAVVEATRRAFAHARSGNGPVLIEAMTYRRGPHSTSDDPGRYRSLDEERDGAGEDPLERLRQRLLADGMADEAFFADALAAAKAEEEQIRTGIQALGPRPGAEMFDLVFQETTPALQAQAANWREESEHV, encoded by the coding sequence ATGGACACACTCCCCCTCGCGGCAACCGGCGACGACGCCGGCCCGCTTACTTCCGCCCAGCTGCGCGAGCTGTATTCGCTGATGGTCGCGGTGCGGCACCTGGACACCTCCGCGATCGCCTGGCAGCGGCAGGGCATCATTCCCGGCTACGCCCCTGAACTCGGCCAGGAGGCGGCCCAGGTGGGCAGCGGCTACGCCGTCGACACCACCCGCGACTTCGTCTTCCCCACCTACCGCGAGATGGGCGTCGCCCGGACCATGGGCGTGGACATGGTGGGCTACATGTCCACCCACAAGGCCACCTGGCATGGCGGCCTGTACGACCCGGTGGAGTCCCGGCTCGCCCCGATCCAGGCCGTCGTCGCCGGATCCGTGCTGCACGCCGTCGGCTGGGCCCACGGCCAGACCTTGGACCAAAAGGACGGCGTGGCGCTGACGTACTTCGGCGACGGAGCCTCCTCGCAGGGCGACGTCCACGAGGCGATGAACTTCGCCGCCGTGATGAAGGCACCCGTGGTCTTTTTCGTGCAGAACAACGGCTGGGCCATCTCGGTCCCCACCGACCGCCAGGTGGCCGGCGGCTCGGTCGCCGCCCGCGCGGCCGGCTACGGCATGCCGGCGCTGCAGATCGACGGCAACGACGTCGTCGCCGTCGTCGAGGCGACCCGCCGCGCCTTCGCCCACGCCCGCTCCGGTAACGGCCCCGTCCTGATCGAGGCCATGACCTACCGCCGCGGCCCACACTCGACCTCGGATGACCCCGGCCGCTACCGCTCCCTCGACGAGGAGCGCGACGGCGCCGGCGAGGACCCGCTGGAGCGGCTCAGGCAACGGCTGCTGGCGGACGGGATGGCGGACGAGGCGTTCTTCGCCGACGCGCTGGCCGCCGCCAAGGCCGAGGAGGAGCAGATCCGCACCGGCATCCAGGCCCTTGGCCCGCGCCCCGGAGCCGAAATGTTTGACCTGGTCTTCCAGGAAACCACCCCGGCCCTGCAGGCCCAGGCCGCCAACTGGCGCGAGGAGTCCGAACATGTCTAA
- a CDS encoding alpha-ketoacid dehydrogenase subunit beta codes for MSNSILASGTAASTDAAGDNTAENTAPASAGTVMSMQQALNRALDEVLAENPKAVIFGEDCGRLGGVFRITDGLQAKHGAQRVFDTPLAESGILGMSVGLAMAGFHPIPEVQFDGFAYPAINQIVCQIARMNYRSRGTLPMPITLRVPSFGGIRAPEHHGESLEALFAHVPGLKVVSPSNPHEAYHLLKYAATRPDPVIFMEPKSRYWQKGEVDPTRHDADGGSPAGAKVMREGRHLTLVAWGAMVARCLQVAELAAEDGIDIEVLDLRWLKPIDAAALAASVRKTRRAVVVHEAPLTSGLGAEVAQLITQSCFDTLRAPVERVTGFDVPYPSGDLEDEYIPNIDRILFGIQRVLEYKRG; via the coding sequence ATGTCTAACTCAATCCTTGCAAGCGGAACCGCTGCAAGCACCGACGCCGCAGGCGACAACACCGCCGAGAACACTGCCCCCGCTTCCGCCGGCACCGTGATGTCCATGCAGCAGGCGCTAAACCGCGCCCTGGACGAAGTTCTCGCGGAAAACCCCAAGGCCGTCATCTTCGGTGAGGACTGCGGCCGGCTGGGCGGGGTCTTCCGGATTACCGACGGGCTGCAGGCCAAGCATGGCGCGCAGCGGGTCTTTGACACACCGCTGGCCGAATCCGGCATCCTCGGCATGTCCGTAGGCCTGGCCATGGCCGGCTTCCACCCCATCCCGGAAGTCCAGTTCGACGGCTTTGCCTACCCGGCCATCAACCAGATCGTCTGCCAGATCGCCCGGATGAACTACCGTAGCCGCGGCACGCTGCCGATGCCGATCACCCTGCGCGTGCCCAGCTTCGGCGGGATCCGCGCCCCCGAACACCACGGCGAAAGCCTCGAGGCGCTCTTCGCCCACGTGCCGGGGCTGAAGGTGGTCTCGCCGTCGAACCCGCACGAGGCGTACCACCTGCTCAAATACGCCGCCACCCGGCCGGACCCGGTGATCTTCATGGAGCCGAAGTCCCGCTACTGGCAGAAGGGCGAGGTGGACCCCACCCGCCACGACGCCGACGGCGGCTCCCCCGCCGGCGCCAAGGTCATGCGGGAGGGCCGGCACCTGACCCTCGTGGCGTGGGGTGCGATGGTGGCCCGCTGCCTCCAGGTGGCCGAACTCGCGGCTGAGGACGGGATCGACATCGAGGTCCTGGACCTGCGCTGGCTGAAGCCGATCGACGCCGCAGCCCTCGCCGCGTCCGTGCGCAAGACGCGCCGCGCCGTCGTCGTCCACGAGGCGCCGCTGACCTCGGGCCTTGGCGCCGAGGTGGCACAGCTGATCACGCAGAGCTGCTTCGACACCCTCAGGGCGCCGGTGGAGCGGGTCACGGGCTTCGACGTCCCCTACCCCTCGGGGGACCTCGAAGACGAATACATCCCGAACATTGACCGGATCCTCTTCGGCATCCAGCGAGTATTGGAGTACAAACGTGGCTGA
- a CDS encoding biotin/lipoyl-containing protein, with translation MAEISFPLPDLGEGLIEATVLEWLVSPGDQVERNQPLVEVETTKSAVELPSPQAGKVVRIHGGPGDKINVGEPLIVFEVPDNTAGIVGTVPKEEAPKRRVRLSAVLDED, from the coding sequence GTGGCTGAAATTTCCTTCCCGCTGCCGGACCTCGGCGAAGGCCTGATCGAGGCGACTGTGCTGGAATGGCTGGTCTCGCCGGGCGACCAGGTGGAGCGCAACCAGCCGCTGGTGGAAGTTGAAACCACCAAGTCGGCCGTCGAATTGCCGAGCCCGCAGGCGGGTAAGGTAGTGCGTATCCACGGCGGGCCCGGCGACAAGATCAACGTCGGCGAGCCCTTGATCGTGTTCGAGGTGCCGGACAACACCGCAGGCATCGTGGGCACGGTTCCGAAGGAAGAGGCACCGAAGCGCCGGGTCCGCCTGAGCGCCGTACTTGATGAGGACTGA
- a CDS encoding alpha/beta fold hydrolase translates to MSGRHTGEQHSHTVEGTDPQLYVGVHDPKDDAGLRPVLLLHGFSSSSKLNWEDTGWITALTEDGRRVITVDLPGHGRSGAPDDRDSYSPSRIRADLLQIAFDAGARPLRDGDPASGLDVIGYSLGSRLAWEFGATQHELVHRLVLGGPNVADPLADFDLVAAQRYLADGTPIADASTAGLLKMAQLLPSNNIFALLSLVEAIKDEPFDPAEAVPPMPMLLVAGEKDERAASMPELARLGAKAGAMVEQLILPARNHTNAITSRAFKQGAIEFLGA, encoded by the coding sequence ATGAGCGGCAGGCACACCGGCGAACAGCATTCCCACACCGTCGAGGGCACCGACCCCCAGCTGTACGTAGGGGTGCACGATCCCAAGGACGACGCCGGCCTGCGTCCGGTGCTCCTGCTGCATGGCTTCTCCTCCTCCTCCAAGCTCAACTGGGAGGACACCGGCTGGATCACGGCCCTGACCGAGGACGGACGCCGCGTCATCACGGTGGACCTGCCCGGCCACGGCCGCAGCGGCGCCCCCGACGACCGGGACTCCTACTCCCCCAGCCGGATCCGCGCGGATCTGCTCCAGATCGCGTTCGACGCCGGCGCCCGCCCGCTGCGCGACGGCGACCCGGCCAGCGGACTGGACGTCATTGGTTACTCGCTCGGCTCCCGGCTGGCCTGGGAATTCGGCGCCACGCAGCACGAGCTGGTCCACCGTCTGGTGCTGGGCGGCCCCAACGTGGCGGATCCGCTGGCGGACTTCGACCTGGTGGCCGCGCAGCGCTACCTGGCCGACGGCACGCCGATCGCCGATGCGTCCACCGCCGGGCTGCTGAAGATGGCGCAGCTGCTGCCGAGCAACAACATCTTTGCCCTGCTGTCCCTGGTCGAGGCGATCAAGGACGAGCCGTTTGACCCCGCCGAGGCCGTGCCGCCGATGCCGATGCTGCTGGTGGCCGGGGAGAAGGACGAGCGGGCCGCCTCCATGCCCGAACTCGCCAGGCTGGGAGCCAAGGCCGGGGCGATGGTGGAACAGCTGATCCTCCCGGCCCGGAACCACACCAATGCGATCACCAGCCGGGCCTTCAAGCAGGGCGCCATCGAGTTCCTGGGCGCCTGA
- a CDS encoding MFS transporter, translating to MTATSTVDSETGPSSKHEERKVLAGTLVGTTIEWYDFFIFAQLTATLLSPLFLAPLNASNPGLAQILSFALIGISFLFRPLGAIIAGHLGDRLGRKAMLVFTLVMMGAATALIGMLPTYAQIGVWAPILLIALRVIQGFSAGGEWGGAALMAVEHAPMSKRGLFGAYPQIGVPVGMILATGLLYFLNTGMSKEDFASWGWRVPFLLSIVLIVVGYLIRRAVAESPVFQEMQERKEESKAPLGELIRKHKKAVLYSTMIFIGNNAAGYLLIAFFISYATKSLKMPTPQILLATTLASFGWLIFTLVGGWLSDKIGRVKTFLIGYGIVFAWMIPMFALIDTKDIVLYGVALFVLTVGLGLSYGPMSAMYAEMFPANVRYSGISIGYAFGAILGGAFAATIAEALLQGTRWTGSIGIYIMILCVISAVGVILAKETKGRPLGVSRHH from the coding sequence ATGACCGCAACTTCAACCGTCGATTCAGAGACGGGCCCCAGCAGCAAGCATGAGGAACGCAAGGTCCTCGCCGGGACGCTGGTCGGGACCACCATCGAGTGGTACGACTTCTTCATTTTCGCCCAGCTGACAGCAACGCTGCTCTCACCGCTCTTCCTGGCGCCGCTGAACGCCTCCAACCCGGGCCTGGCGCAGATCCTGTCCTTCGCGCTGATCGGCATCAGCTTCCTGTTCCGCCCGCTTGGCGCCATCATCGCCGGACACCTCGGCGACCGCCTGGGCCGCAAGGCGATGCTGGTCTTCACCCTGGTCATGATGGGCGCCGCGACGGCCCTCATCGGCATGCTGCCCACCTACGCCCAGATCGGCGTCTGGGCTCCGATCCTGCTGATCGCGCTGCGCGTCATCCAGGGCTTCTCCGCCGGCGGTGAATGGGGCGGCGCTGCCCTGATGGCCGTCGAGCACGCTCCGATGAGCAAGCGCGGCCTGTTCGGCGCCTACCCGCAGATCGGCGTCCCCGTGGGCATGATCCTCGCCACCGGCCTGCTGTACTTCCTCAACACCGGCATGTCCAAGGAAGATTTCGCGTCCTGGGGCTGGCGGGTGCCGTTCCTGCTCTCCATCGTGCTGATCGTGGTGGGTTACCTGATCCGCCGTGCCGTGGCCGAGAGCCCGGTCTTCCAGGAGATGCAGGAGCGCAAGGAGGAAAGCAAGGCTCCCCTGGGCGAGCTGATCCGCAAGCACAAGAAGGCCGTCCTCTACTCGACGATGATCTTCATCGGCAACAACGCGGCCGGCTACCTGCTGATCGCCTTCTTCATCTCCTACGCCACCAAATCGCTGAAGATGCCCACCCCGCAGATCCTGCTGGCCACCACGCTGGCCTCCTTCGGCTGGCTCATTTTCACCCTGGTCGGAGGCTGGCTCTCTGACAAGATCGGCCGCGTCAAGACCTTCCTGATCGGCTACGGCATCGTCTTCGCCTGGATGATCCCGATGTTCGCCCTGATCGACACCAAGGACATCGTGCTCTACGGCGTGGCGCTGTTCGTCCTGACGGTCGGCCTTGGCCTGTCCTACGGCCCGATGTCCGCCATGTACGCCGAGATGTTCCCGGCCAACGTCCGTTACTCGGGCATCTCGATCGGCTACGCCTTCGGCGCCATCCTCGGCGGCGCCTTCGCGGCAACCATCGCGGAAGCCCTGCTGCAGGGCACGCGCTGGACCGGCTCCATCGGCATCTACATCATGATCCTCTGCGTCATCTCCGCCGTCGGCGTCATCCTGGCGAAGGAAACCAAGGGACGCCCGCTCGGCGTCAGCCGGCACCACTAG
- a CDS encoding IclR family transcriptional regulator: MTPTAGSAQASPSQTLSRGIRALEILADAPEPLTIAELADAMGVHRSVAYRILRTLEDHSLLVRDDAGRVQPGPGLAVLARGVARNLQTAALPELTQLANALNMSAFVAVWDREDCVTLVTVDPRHTGAAVVQHPGSRHPVSAGAPGIAIQSALSEQEWHSLAPSIPYRAEATEARRRGFAASHDEVIPGVSSLAVPVRVPGGRPAALAVVYIRDTQDPSEVAAALSASAARIEAQLG, from the coding sequence ATGACCCCGACCGCCGGCAGCGCCCAGGCCTCCCCGTCCCAGACGCTGTCCCGCGGCATCCGCGCCCTGGAGATCCTCGCCGACGCTCCGGAGCCGCTCACTATCGCCGAGCTCGCCGACGCCATGGGCGTCCACCGCTCGGTCGCTTACCGCATCCTGCGCACCCTCGAAGACCACTCGCTGCTGGTCCGGGACGACGCCGGCAGGGTCCAGCCCGGCCCCGGCCTGGCTGTCCTGGCCCGCGGGGTGGCCCGCAACCTGCAGACCGCAGCCCTTCCGGAGCTCACCCAGCTGGCCAACGCCCTGAACATGAGCGCTTTCGTGGCGGTTTGGGACCGCGAGGACTGCGTCACGCTCGTCACTGTCGATCCGCGCCACACGGGCGCCGCCGTGGTCCAGCACCCCGGGTCCCGGCATCCGGTCAGCGCCGGTGCCCCGGGCATCGCGATCCAGTCGGCACTTTCGGAGCAGGAATGGCACAGCCTTGCCCCCTCCATCCCCTACCGTGCCGAAGCCACCGAGGCACGCCGGCGCGGCTTCGCGGCGAGCCATGACGAAGTCATCCCCGGCGTCTCCTCGCTCGCCGTGCCGGTGAGGGTCCCGGGCGGCCGGCCGGCGGCCCTGGCGGTGGTCTATATCCGCGACACCCAGGATCCGTCGGAGGTTGCGGCCGCCCTGTCGGCGAGCGCCGCACGCATCGAAGCCCAGCTGGGCTGA
- a CDS encoding fumarylacetoacetate hydrolase family protein yields the protein MEQLSQDALAATGKVIAVHINYPSRAAQRGRTPEQPSYFLKPSSSLSLSGGTVERPAGCELLAFEGEVALVIGTRARRVSPEDAWRHVGFVTASNDLGVYDLRYADKGSNLRSKGGDGFTPVGPGLIPAAELDPAALRVRTWLNGELVQEDTTGTLLFPFARLVADLSQLLTLEPGDIILTGTPAGASVAQPGDVMEVEVDAPASGLSTGRLTTTAAQGTVPLADYGAQPRSDDAQRAEAYGTPAAAAAAAPAAAKSALTPELKAKLESVATATLSSQLRKRGLNNVSIDGLHSTRPDRTVVGVARTLRYVPNREDLFKTHGGGFNAQKRAIDSLREGEILVMEARGEKGTGTVGDILALRAQVNGAVAVITDGGVRDVTAVGALEMPTFFANAHPAVLGRRHIPWDVDLTISCGGATVQPGDIIVGDADGLLVIPPALAEEVVNDALVQEAEETFIAEMVAAGHSVDGLYPMNAQWQEKYRAWAADRAQSRP from the coding sequence ATGGAGCAGCTCTCGCAGGACGCCCTGGCCGCCACCGGCAAGGTCATCGCCGTGCACATCAACTACCCGAGCCGTGCCGCCCAGCGCGGCCGCACCCCGGAACAGCCCTCCTACTTCCTCAAGCCCTCCTCCTCCCTGAGTCTCTCCGGCGGCACGGTCGAACGCCCCGCCGGCTGCGAGCTGCTGGCCTTCGAGGGCGAGGTGGCCCTGGTGATCGGCACCCGGGCCCGCCGGGTCTCCCCCGAGGACGCCTGGCGCCACGTCGGCTTCGTCACCGCCTCCAACGACCTCGGCGTCTACGACCTGCGCTATGCGGACAAGGGTTCCAACCTCCGCTCCAAGGGCGGGGACGGCTTCACCCCCGTGGGGCCGGGCCTCATCCCCGCCGCCGAGCTCGACCCGGCGGCCCTCCGCGTCCGCACCTGGCTCAACGGTGAGCTGGTCCAGGAGGACACGACCGGCACATTGCTCTTCCCCTTCGCCCGGCTCGTCGCTGACCTCTCCCAGCTCCTGACCCTGGAGCCGGGCGACATCATCCTGACCGGCACGCCGGCCGGCGCCTCGGTGGCGCAGCCCGGCGACGTGATGGAAGTCGAAGTCGACGCCCCGGCGTCCGGACTCAGCACCGGCAGGCTGACGACGACGGCGGCCCAGGGCACGGTGCCTCTCGCCGACTACGGCGCACAGCCGCGCAGCGACGACGCCCAGCGTGCGGAGGCCTACGGCACGCCGGCGGCCGCAGCGGCCGCTGCACCGGCCGCAGCCAAGAGTGCACTGACCCCGGAGCTGAAGGCCAAGCTCGAATCCGTCGCCACGGCAACGCTGAGCTCCCAGCTGCGCAAGCGCGGCCTCAACAACGTCAGCATCGACGGCCTGCATTCCACCCGGCCGGACCGCACCGTCGTCGGCGTCGCACGCACCCTGCGTTACGTGCCCAACCGCGAGGATCTGTTCAAGACCCACGGAGGCGGCTTCAACGCCCAGAAACGCGCCATCGACTCGCTCCGGGAAGGCGAGATCCTGGTGATGGAGGCCCGGGGCGAAAAGGGCACCGGCACGGTCGGGGACATCCTGGCCCTGCGCGCCCAGGTCAACGGCGCCGTCGCCGTCATCACCGACGGCGGCGTCCGCGACGTCACCGCGGTCGGCGCCCTGGAGATGCCCACCTTCTTCGCCAACGCCCACCCAGCGGTCCTGGGCCGGCGCCACATCCCGTGGGACGTTGACCTGACCATTTCCTGCGGCGGCGCCACGGTTCAGCCCGGGGACATCATTGTGGGCGACGCCGACGGCCTCCTCGTGATTCCGCCGGCCCTCGCGGAAGAAGTGGTTAACGACGCGCTGGTCCAGGAGGCCGAGGAGACGTTCATCGCGGAGATGGTCGCCGCCGGGCACAGCGTGGACGGCCTGTACCCGATGAACGCGCAGTGGCAGGAAAAGTACCGGGCATGGGCCGCGGACCGCGCGCAGTCACGGCCATGA
- a CDS encoding GntR family transcriptional regulator: MTSAVARTEGVSDSTGAGTASKSEQAYAAIKAGILSGEYSPGYRLVLAKIAEDLGFSVVPVREAIRRLEAENLVVFERNVGATVAGIDPTEYLYTMQTLGIVEGAATALSAPLISAADIERARAVNELMRECLANFDPVRFTSLNRDFHSVLFERCPNPHILDLVHRGWNRLQALRSSTFSYVPGRARQSVEEHEALLGLLQAGAPADDVERAARAHRNATLDAYLAHRAPSP, encoded by the coding sequence ATGACCAGCGCCGTGGCCCGTACCGAGGGCGTCAGCGACAGCACCGGCGCCGGCACCGCGAGCAAGTCCGAGCAGGCCTACGCCGCGATCAAGGCGGGCATCCTCAGCGGCGAGTACTCCCCCGGTTACCGGCTGGTGCTGGCCAAGATCGCCGAGGATCTGGGTTTCAGCGTGGTCCCGGTCCGCGAAGCCATCCGCCGCCTCGAGGCAGAGAACCTCGTGGTGTTCGAGCGCAACGTCGGCGCCACGGTGGCCGGGATCGATCCCACCGAATACCTCTACACCATGCAGACCCTCGGGATCGTCGAAGGCGCCGCGACGGCACTGTCCGCGCCGCTGATCTCCGCGGCGGACATCGAAAGGGCCCGCGCGGTCAACGAGCTGATGCGCGAATGCCTGGCGAACTTCGACCCGGTCCGCTTCACGAGCCTGAACCGGGACTTCCACAGCGTCCTGTTCGAACGCTGCCCCAACCCGCACATCCTCGACCTCGTGCACCGCGGCTGGAACCGGCTGCAGGCACTGCGCTCCTCCACCTTCAGCTACGTGCCCGGCAGGGCCCGGCAGTCGGTCGAGGAACACGAGGCGCTGTTGGGGCTGCTCCAGGCGGGCGCGCCGGCGGACGACGTCGAACGCGCTGCCCGCGCACACCGCAACGCCACCCTCGACGCCTACCTCGCCCACCGGGCGCCCTCCCCCTGA